From the Xenorhabdus ishibashii genome, one window contains:
- the hlyD gene encoding secretion protein HlyD, translating into MNSKKFALALLALIVVIGAIVGIYYYQEQNSRELTLYGNVDVRTVNLSFRVAGKLAELQVDEGDVITVGQTLGRLDNAPFINALNQAKAARDVAKANLAKAETGYRSEEIAQVRAEVAQKESAFRFADSFLKRQQGLWQSKTISANELENARTARNQALAAYQAAKDKLRQFETGYRIEEIAAAKAQLTQAEATVAQAELNLNDTQLTAPSAGMVLTRAIEPGTMLAAGNTVFILSLTHPVWIRAYIDEPNLNQAIAGREVLIYTDGRKNQPYHGKIGFVSPTAEFTPKNVETPDLRTDLVYRLRIIVLDPDEGLKQGMPVTLRFAEINN; encoded by the coding sequence ATGAACAGTAAAAAGTTTGCTCTTGCCCTATTGGCGCTCATTGTTGTTATCGGTGCAATTGTTGGTATCTACTACTATCAGGAACAAAATAGCAGGGAGCTAACCCTGTATGGCAATGTCGATGTCAGAACAGTCAATCTTAGTTTTCGGGTTGCAGGTAAACTGGCTGAGCTACAAGTGGATGAAGGTGATGTTATTACTGTGGGTCAGACACTTGGCCGCCTTGATAATGCCCCCTTTATTAATGCCTTGAATCAAGCCAAGGCAGCGCGTGATGTCGCCAAGGCAAATCTTGCCAAAGCTGAAACGGGTTATCGAAGTGAAGAAATTGCCCAGGTACGTGCTGAAGTAGCTCAAAAAGAGTCAGCATTCCGTTTTGCCGATAGTTTCCTGAAACGTCAGCAAGGCTTGTGGCAAAGTAAAACCATTTCTGCCAATGAACTGGAAAACGCCAGAACCGCACGCAATCAGGCACTAGCCGCTTACCAGGCGGCAAAAGATAAATTGCGGCAGTTCGAGACGGGTTATCGCATAGAAGAAATTGCGGCAGCAAAAGCTCAGCTTACCCAAGCAGAAGCGACGGTAGCACAAGCTGAACTCAATCTAAACGATACTCAACTCACTGCACCATCGGCAGGAATGGTTCTGACCAGAGCCATTGAGCCAGGCACCATGTTGGCAGCGGGCAACACGGTTTTTATCCTGTCACTCACTCACCCTGTTTGGATCAGAGCCTATATTGATGAGCCTAATCTCAATCAGGCTATCGCCGGACGGGAGGTCCTGATTTATACCGATGGACGAAAAAATCAGCCCTATCATGGCAAAATCGGCTTTGTTTCTCCCACAGCCGAATTTACCCCAAAAAATGTTGAAACACCGGATTTAAGAACAGACTTAGTGTATCGCCTGCGCATCATTGTCCTTGATCCCGATGAGGGACTGAAACAAGGAATGCCCGTCACTTTACGCTTTGCTGAAATAAATAACTAA
- a CDS encoding ATP-binding cassette domain-containing protein — MTSSAYTIKLNGVEKTFPGLDVPAVSHLQAEIQGGSVTGLVGPDGAGKTTLIRMLAGLLKPDGGNIAIMGLDPIKDSVQVRSELGYMPQKFGLYEDLTVMENLTLYADLRGVLGEERKATFQKLLTFTDLTRFTGRLAGKLSGGMKQKLGLACTLLGSPKVLLLDEPGVGVDPIARRELWQMVHELASDGMLILWSTSYLDEAELCRDVLLMNRGKLLYRGQPQDLTRKIAGRSFLLDVKQDARRKMLQHALTLPQVTDGVIQGKYVRLILKEEADKNTLCQQMGLPEASLFEAEPRFEDAFIDLLGGGPSHRSELAEIMPQIPPNPTETVIEARSLTKKFGDFAATDHVDFQVKRGEIFGLLGPNGAGKSTTFKMMCGLMIPTSGKALVLDVDLKTGSGKARQHLGYMAQKFSLYGNLTVEQNLKFFSGVYGLKGRHQQEKMAGMIRAFNLKPILYQKTDSLPLGFKQRLALSCALMHEPDILFLDEPTSGVDPLTRREFWLHINGMVDKGVTVMVTTHFMDEAEYCDRIGLVFRGKLIAAGTPDELKQLVATDKFPNPSMEDAFIDLVLNYDKEPQ; from the coding sequence ATGACCAGTTCAGCTTATACAATAAAACTGAACGGCGTGGAGAAAACGTTTCCAGGATTGGATGTTCCTGCTGTATCCCATCTGCAAGCAGAAATTCAGGGCGGATCAGTGACGGGTCTTGTTGGTCCAGATGGTGCTGGAAAAACCACGCTGATAAGAATGTTAGCCGGATTATTGAAGCCTGATGGCGGCAATATAGCAATTATGGGACTTGATCCCATCAAGGACAGTGTTCAAGTACGTTCTGAACTCGGTTACATGCCACAGAAATTTGGCTTATATGAAGATTTAACTGTAATGGAAAATCTCACTTTATATGCCGATTTGCGTGGTGTACTTGGCGAAGAGCGCAAAGCAACATTTCAGAAATTACTCACCTTCACAGATTTAACCCGTTTTACCGGACGGTTAGCAGGAAAATTGTCCGGTGGCATGAAACAAAAACTGGGGCTTGCTTGTACTTTGTTGGGTAGCCCGAAGGTTTTATTGCTGGATGAACCTGGTGTAGGCGTTGATCCCATCGCTCGTCGTGAATTATGGCAAATGGTTCATGAACTCGCCTCTGATGGCATGCTTATCCTGTGGAGCACCTCTTATTTGGATGAAGCTGAATTGTGTCGTGATGTTTTGCTTATGAACCGAGGTAAGCTGCTCTATCGTGGCCAGCCACAAGATTTAACCCGAAAGATTGCGGGTCGATCTTTTTTGCTTGATGTCAAACAAGATGCGCGGCGCAAAATGTTGCAACATGCCCTCACCTTGCCCCAAGTGACTGATGGTGTCATTCAGGGAAAATATGTTCGCCTGATCTTAAAAGAAGAGGCGGATAAAAATACGTTATGCCAACAAATGGGGTTGCCTGAAGCCAGTCTCTTCGAGGCCGAACCACGTTTCGAAGATGCATTTATCGATTTATTGGGTGGCGGCCCATCCCATCGTTCCGAACTGGCAGAGATAATGCCCCAAATCCCGCCAAACCCAACGGAAACCGTGATAGAAGCCCGTAGCCTGACTAAAAAGTTTGGCGATTTTGCTGCCACTGATCATGTCGATTTTCAGGTGAAACGGGGAGAAATATTCGGCCTATTGGGACCAAATGGAGCCGGAAAATCGACTACCTTCAAAATGATGTGTGGTTTAATGATCCCCACTTCAGGCAAAGCGCTGGTTCTGGATGTGGATTTAAAAACCGGTTCAGGCAAAGCACGCCAACACCTTGGCTATATGGCCCAAAAATTCTCACTTTATGGCAACCTGACGGTTGAGCAAAACCTTAAGTTTTTCTCCGGTGTTTATGGCCTGAAAGGCCGTCATCAGCAAGAAAAGATGGCTGGTATGATCCGAGCGTTCAATCTCAAGCCAATCCTATATCAAAAGACGGATAGCCTGCCGCTTGGATTTAAGCAACGACTTGCCCTTTCCTGCGCATTGATGCACGAACCTGATATTCTGTTTTTGGATGAACCCACTTCGGGTGTTGATCCGTTAACCCGCCGCGAATTTTGGCTACATATCAATGGTATGGTAGACAAAGGAGTTACCGTAATGGTCACAACCCACTTTATGGATGAAGCAGAATATTGTGATCGTATCGGGCTGGTATTTCGAGGCAAATTGATTGCAGCCGGAACCCCTGATGAACTGAAACAACTGGTCGCCACGGATAAGTTCCCTAACCCTTCTATGGAAGATGCTTTTATCGACCTCGTGTTGAACTACGATAAGGAGCCGCAATGA
- a CDS encoding ABC transporter permease, translating to MSHPEQVTSQPAVSFSWRRLKALCIKETKQIVRDPSSALIAVVIPLMLLFIFGYGINLDSSKLRLGILMEQQSEDARELVHVFTGSPYIDATISDNRQLLIKKMQENQIRGIIVIPVNFDAQLARTDGHAPIQVITDGSEPNTANFVQGYTKGIWQIWLQQRGQNRGVATPPLIDTQIRYWFNPAAISRHFLIPGAISIIMTVVGAILTSLVVAREWERGTMEALLSTQVTRTELLLAKLLPYQMLGSFVMVLCMLFTVFVLGVPYRGSLWILALVSSLYLATALGMGLLISTLTRNQFNAAMISLNAAFLPAIMLSGFVFEIDSMPVLIQASTYVIPARYFVSSLQTLFLAGNIGTVLITNLLLLIASSIVFIGLTAWKTRRHLD from the coding sequence ATGAGTCACCCTGAACAAGTAACGTCCCAGCCAGCGGTCAGTTTCTCATGGCGTCGATTGAAAGCTCTCTGTATCAAGGAGACTAAGCAAATTGTCCGTGATCCCAGCAGTGCGTTGATTGCCGTAGTTATCCCTTTGATGTTGCTATTTATTTTTGGTTACGGCATTAATCTGGATTCCAGCAAGCTTCGCCTTGGTATTCTCATGGAGCAACAGAGCGAAGATGCCCGTGAATTGGTGCATGTTTTTACCGGTTCGCCCTATATTGATGCCACCATTAGCGACAACCGCCAGCTCTTAATCAAAAAAATGCAGGAAAACCAAATCCGCGGCATTATCGTCATCCCTGTCAATTTTGATGCCCAACTTGCCCGCACAGATGGCCACGCTCCCATTCAAGTAATTACCGATGGCAGTGAACCTAACACCGCTAATTTTGTGCAGGGCTATACCAAAGGCATCTGGCAAATCTGGTTACAGCAGCGAGGGCAAAATCGTGGGGTTGCAACACCCCCCTTGATTGATACTCAAATCCGCTATTGGTTTAATCCCGCCGCCATTAGCCGCCACTTTCTTATTCCGGGCGCTATTTCAATTATTATGACTGTAGTCGGCGCAATTCTTACCTCACTCGTGGTTGCCCGTGAATGGGAACGTGGAACCATGGAAGCGCTACTTTCAACCCAGGTTACCCGTACCGAATTGCTGCTCGCCAAATTATTGCCCTATCAAATGCTGGGGTCTTTTGTTATGGTACTTTGCATGCTATTCACGGTGTTTGTGCTGGGAGTTCCCTATCGCGGCTCACTTTGGATATTAGCACTCGTCTCCAGCCTTTATCTCGCTACCGCTTTGGGTATGGGATTACTGATTTCCACCCTGACACGTAATCAGTTCAATGCGGCGATGATTTCTCTCAATGCAGCTTTTTTGCCTGCCATTATGTTGTCTGGTTTTGTTTTCGAGATAGACAGTATGCCTGTGCTTATTCAGGCTTCGACTTATGTCATTCCTGCACGTTACTTTGTCAGCAGCCTACAGACGCTCTTTCTGGCGGGGAACATTGGCACTGTATTGATTACAAACCTGCTCTTGCTGATTGCCAGTTCCATCGTCTTTATCGGCCTGACCGCGTGGAAAACCCGTCGACATCTGGATTAA
- a CDS encoding ABC transporter permease: protein MFYRLYTLIMKELQSLLREPQTRNILILTVIIQMILFPWAATLEVKNATIAIYNEDKGQASIELTQRLAKSKAFPDVILLTSSQEIRPTLDNRKALLLVRFPQNFSADLANHNPTSIQILLDGRNSNSAQIAANYIQQIVMNYQKQLLGNVPNFNNSELIVRNWYNANLDYKWFVVPSLVAMITTIGVLIVTALSVAREREQGTLDQLLVSPLATWQIFLGKAIPALVVATMQASIVLLIGTLFYQIPFAGSLLLFYGCMMIYGLSLVGFGLLISAVCSTQQQAFIGVFVFMMPAILLSGYISPVENMPVWLQNITWVNPIRHFTDITKQIYLKGADLSVIWPNLWPLLVITATTGGIAYRLFRSKIA from the coding sequence ATGTTTTATCGTCTGTATACACTCATCATGAAAGAGTTGCAGTCTCTCTTGAGAGAACCGCAAACACGGAACATTTTGATTTTGACCGTGATTATACAAATGATCCTGTTTCCGTGGGCCGCAACGCTGGAAGTCAAAAACGCCACCATCGCTATTTATAATGAGGATAAAGGACAGGCATCGATTGAGTTAACTCAAAGGCTGGCAAAATCAAAAGCATTTCCTGATGTTATTTTGCTAACCAGTTCGCAGGAGATCCGCCCGACTCTGGATAACCGCAAGGCACTATTACTGGTGCGCTTTCCACAAAATTTCAGTGCCGATCTCGCCAACCATAATCCGACATCAATCCAAATTCTGTTGGATGGGCGTAATTCAAACAGTGCCCAAATCGCAGCCAACTATATCCAGCAGATTGTGATGAATTACCAGAAACAACTGTTGGGAAATGTCCCTAATTTCAATAACAGTGAGCTTATTGTTCGTAACTGGTATAACGCCAATTTGGATTATAAGTGGTTCGTAGTGCCGTCGCTGGTTGCCATGATTACTACGATTGGCGTTCTGATTGTCACAGCGTTGTCAGTCGCCCGTGAGCGGGAACAAGGAACGCTGGATCAGTTGCTGGTTTCTCCACTGGCGACCTGGCAAATTTTCCTTGGCAAGGCCATTCCGGCACTCGTTGTGGCGACGATGCAAGCAAGCATTGTTTTACTGATTGGAACGCTGTTCTATCAAATTCCTTTCGCAGGTTCATTGCTGCTATTTTATGGCTGTATGATGATTTATGGCTTATCCCTAGTGGGTTTCGGTTTGCTGATTTCTGCTGTCTGTTCCACCCAGCAACAAGCATTTATTGGTGTATTTGTGTTTATGATGCCCGCTATTTTGCTTTCTGGTTATATCTCTCCGGTCGAAAACATGCCCGTTTGGTTACAAAACATCACTTGGGTTAACCCAATCCGACATTTTACAGATATTACCAAGCAGATTTATTTGAAAGGGGCTGATTTATCCGTTATTTGGCCAAACTTATGGCCTTTATTGGTGATTACTGCAACAACTGGAGGGATCGCTTATCGGCTATTTCGGAGTAAGATTGCCTGA
- a CDS encoding Bax inhibitor-1/YccA family protein produces the protein MDRYQRSNDSIVQKTGSGIQTYMAQVYGWMTCGLLLTAFVAWYVANTPEILYAIFSSSIVFYGLIIAQLALVFVLSGLVHKMSGAMATGLFMLYSMLTGLTLSSIFIAYTASSIASTFVVSAGMFGALSLYGYTTKRSLSGLGSFLFMGLIGIVLASLLNIWLKSSALMWAITYIGVVIFAGLTAYDTQKLKEMGEQLDVNDKENLRRYSITGALTLYLDFINLFLMLLRILGDRR, from the coding sequence ATGGATCGATATCAACGTTCTAATGATTCGATTGTCCAGAAAACTGGTTCTGGTATACAAACTTACATGGCACAAGTCTACGGTTGGATGACTTGTGGCTTGCTGTTAACCGCATTTGTTGCATGGTATGTGGCAAATACCCCTGAAATTTTATACGCCATTTTCAGTAGCTCTATTGTTTTTTATGGCTTAATCATCGCACAGCTTGCGTTAGTATTTGTGCTGTCTGGTTTGGTTCATAAAATGAGTGGGGCAATGGCGACAGGGCTGTTTATGTTGTACTCCATGCTAACGGGGTTGACACTTTCCAGTATCTTTATAGCTTACACCGCCAGTTCTATTGCCAGTACATTTGTCGTTTCAGCGGGTATGTTCGGTGCATTGAGCCTTTATGGTTATACCACTAAGCGTAGCCTGAGTGGTCTGGGTAGTTTCCTGTTTATGGGGCTAATTGGTATTGTTCTGGCTTCTTTGCTAAATATCTGGCTGAAAAGCTCAGCGTTAATGTGGGCAATCACCTATATCGGTGTTGTCATTTTTGCTGGCTTGACAGCATACGATACCCAAAAACTGAAAGAGATGGGTGAACAACTGGATGTCAATGATAAAGAGAACCTGCGCAGATACTCGATTACTGGCGCCCTGACTCTGTATCTGGACTTCATTAACCTGTTCCTGATGTTGCTGCGTATTTTGGGTGATCGTCGATAG
- the moaE gene encoding molybdopterin synthase catalytic subunit MoaE — protein MENTRISIQRETFDVGEEYRWLSQCDEDGAVVTFIGKVRNHNLGDTVKALVLEHYAGMTEKMLQKIVDEARQRWSLQRVSIIHRIGELYPKDEIVFVGVTSSHRNMAFTAAEFIMDYLKTKAPFWKKESLVEGERWVEARQSDQDAVNRWSQ, from the coding sequence ATGGAAAATACGCGGATCAGTATTCAACGGGAGACATTTGATGTTGGTGAAGAATATCGATGGCTCTCGCAGTGTGATGAAGATGGCGCAGTTGTGACTTTTATCGGAAAAGTTCGTAACCATAATTTAGGGGACACCGTTAAAGCACTGGTATTGGAACATTATGCTGGCATGACAGAAAAAATGTTGCAGAAAATTGTTGACGAAGCCCGCCAACGTTGGTCATTGCAACGCGTCAGCATTATTCATCGTATTGGTGAATTGTACCCGAAGGATGAGATTGTATTTGTTGGTGTCACCAGTTCTCACCGTAACATGGCGTTTACGGCGGCTGAATTTATCATGGATTATCTGAAAACTAAGGCACCATTTTGGAAAAAAGAGTCTCTTGTGGAAGGAGAGCGCTGGGTAGAGGCAAGGCAGAGCGACCAGGATGCGGTAAATCGCTGGTCACAATAA
- the moaD gene encoding molybdopterin synthase sulfur carrier subunit — MITVLFFAQVRELVGTDSLELPNEYPTVAHLRHALTEKGERWALALEEGKVLSAVNQSFVHAEHALNDGDEVAFFPPVTGG, encoded by the coding sequence ATGATAACGGTACTATTTTTTGCTCAAGTCCGTGAGCTGGTAGGAACGGATTCACTTGAGCTACCTAATGAATATCCAACGGTAGCGCATCTTCGTCATGCCCTGACTGAAAAGGGAGAACGATGGGCATTGGCATTGGAAGAAGGCAAAGTGTTGTCTGCTGTCAATCAATCTTTTGTCCACGCTGAACATGCCTTGAATGATGGTGATGAAGTGGCTTTTTTCCCGCCTGTTACGGGGGGATAA
- the moaC gene encoding cyclic pyranopterin monophosphate synthase MoaC encodes MSQLTHINTSGEAHMVDISAKSETVREARAEAFVEMQAETLAMIIAGDHHKGDVFATARIAGIQAAKRTWELIPLCHPLLLSKVEVRLEAQTEHNRVRIESYCRLTGKTGVEMEALTAVSVAALTIYDMCKAVQKDMVIGPVRLLEKSGGKSGDFKVIA; translated from the coding sequence ATGTCTCAATTAACCCATATCAACACATCGGGTGAAGCGCATATGGTGGATATTTCTGCCAAATCAGAAACAGTGCGTGAAGCACGGGCAGAAGCTTTTGTTGAAATGCAGGCGGAAACTTTGGCCATGATTATCGCGGGTGATCACCACAAAGGAGATGTTTTTGCGACCGCCCGTATCGCAGGTATTCAGGCGGCGAAGCGGACGTGGGAGTTGATCCCGCTGTGCCATCCTCTGCTGCTTAGTAAAGTGGAAGTTCGGCTGGAAGCGCAAACAGAACACAATCGTGTCAGAATCGAATCCTATTGCCGCCTGACAGGAAAAACGGGTGTGGAAATGGAAGCTTTGACAGCGGTATCTGTGGCCGCTTTGACCATTTATGACATGTGCAAAGCGGTACAAAAAGATATGGTCATTGGGCCTGTGCGTTTGTTGGAAAAAAGTGGCGGTAAATCAGGGGATTTTAAGGTGATCGCATGA
- a CDS encoding IS982 family transposase, which translates to MDKLVEIFCDVDDFCRFFIPQWEQFCLESGHRLRRRQGHMYPSEIMTILILFHMSHYRDFKNFYLKHIWQYHHRDFATLLSYTRFISVAPSVLVPLCSYLTQLKGKPTGIAFIDSTSLSVCHNIRIPRHKVFAGIAQRGKNSMGWFYGFKLHLVVNHQGEILALKVTAGNVDDREPVRELTTELMGSLYGDKGYLSQELADDLANSGVTFITKKRRNMKARMQAEWDKIMLKKRFIIETINGQLKLISQIEHSRHRSIRGFMLTVLGGLIAYCLKLKKPSLKVFYSEDAVPMMA; encoded by the coding sequence ATGGACAAGTTAGTTGAAATTTTCTGTGATGTCGATGATTTTTGCCGTTTTTTCATTCCTCAATGGGAACAATTTTGCCTTGAGAGTGGGCATCGTTTACGCCGCCGACAAGGTCATATGTATCCCAGTGAAATCATGACCATTTTGATCCTTTTTCATATGTCGCATTACCGTGATTTTAAAAATTTTTATTTGAAACATATTTGGCAATACCACCACCGCGACTTCGCCACTTTACTCAGTTATACCCGTTTTATCAGCGTTGCCCCTTCCGTTTTGGTGCCATTATGCAGCTATCTGACTCAATTAAAAGGGAAACCCACAGGCATTGCTTTTATTGATTCCACCAGTTTGAGTGTCTGCCATAACATTCGCATCCCTCGACATAAGGTCTTTGCGGGGATCGCACAGCGTGGAAAAAATTCAATGGGATGGTTTTATGGTTTCAAATTACACTTGGTTGTCAATCATCAGGGGGAAATTCTCGCGCTTAAAGTCACGGCCGGTAATGTGGATGATCGGGAACCGGTTCGCGAATTAACCACAGAATTAATGGGTTCTCTTTACGGCGATAAAGGTTATCTGAGTCAGGAATTGGCGGACGATTTAGCCAACAGCGGTGTCACTTTCATCACGAAAAAACGGCGTAACATGAAAGCCCGTATGCAAGCTGAGTGGGATAAGATAATGTTAAAAAAGCGTTTTATCATTGAAACGATTAATGGACAATTAAAATTAATTTCTCAGATAGAGCACTCTCGCCACCGAAGTATAAGAGGATTTATGTTGACCGTTTTAGGTGGACTGATCGCTTACTGCCTTAAATTGAAAAAACCATCACTGAAAGTTTTCTACTCAGAAGACGCTGTTCCAATGATGGCTTAA
- a CDS encoding gluconeogenesis factor YvcK family protein translates to MRNRTLADLDRVVALGGGHGLGRVMSSLSSLGARLTGIVTTTDNGGSTGRIRRSEGGIAWGDMRNCLNQLITEPTIASAMFEYRFNGNGELAGHNLGNLMLKALDHLSVRPLEAINLIRNLLKVNAQLIPMSEQSVDLMAIDDQGNTVYGEVNIDQLNCVPQELSLYPHVNATKEALDAIEQADLILIGPGSFFTSLMPLLLLDDLTQSLRRSNANMIYIGNLGKELSHAAANLSLADKLAIMEDKIGRKMINALIVGPRTDINPFSDRVVTQQILEAQDIPYRHDRELLRQAIEHTLQKLG, encoded by the coding sequence ATGCGAAATCGCACATTAGCTGACTTGGATCGCGTTGTCGCCCTCGGTGGCGGTCATGGACTTGGACGCGTGATGTCTTCCCTTTCTTCCCTTGGCGCCCGCCTGACAGGCATTGTAACGACAACGGATAATGGAGGCTCAACCGGCAGAATACGGCGTTCGGAAGGCGGGATTGCATGGGGAGATATGCGCAATTGCCTCAATCAGTTAATCACGGAGCCTACCATTGCTTCTGCCATGTTTGAATATCGGTTCAATGGCAATGGCGAATTAGCCGGACATAATTTGGGTAATTTGATGTTAAAAGCGCTGGATCATTTAAGTGTCCGTCCTCTTGAGGCGATTAACCTGATCCGCAATCTACTGAAAGTTAATGCACAGTTAATTCCCATGTCAGAACAGTCAGTTGATTTAATGGCAATCGATGATCAAGGTAATACCGTTTATGGTGAAGTGAATATCGATCAGCTCAATTGTGTACCACAGGAGCTATCGCTTTATCCCCATGTCAATGCCACTAAAGAAGCATTGGATGCGATTGAGCAAGCAGATTTGATTTTGATCGGCCCTGGCAGCTTTTTCACCAGCCTGATGCCCTTGTTGTTACTGGATGATTTGACGCAATCCCTGCGACGCAGTAATGCGAATATGATTTATATCGGTAATTTAGGCAAAGAACTCAGCCACGCGGCTGCCAATCTATCATTAGCAGATAAACTTGCCATCATGGAGGACAAGATTGGCCGCAAGATGATTAATGCGCTTATTGTCGGCCCGCGTACCGATATTAACCCTTTCAGTGACCGCGTTGTGACACAACAGATTTTGGAAGCGCAGGATATCCCTTACCGTCACGATCGTGAATTATTGCGTCAGGCAATTGAGCATACTCTGCAAAAATTGGGTTAG